CCTGATTTTATTTGGATAGGGGAGCATCAACTCTGTTATACATTGGGGAGAGGATCTAATTACGATAATTTACTATTTTCTCTAAATGACACTAAATATGATGTTTTTAAGATTGATAGAGGTGGTGAGGTAACTTGTCATATGCCAGGACAATTAGTAACTTATTTGGTTTTAGATTTGAAAAATTTTAATAAAGATTTAAATTGGTACTTAAGAAAAATTGAAGAAATTATTATAAAAATCCTTGGAGCTTTTAATATAAATTGTCATTCTAGAAAAGGGTTTACTGGTGTTTGGATAGGAAATAAGAAAATCGCATCAATTGGAATTGGGTGTAAAAGATGGATTACGATAAATGGATTTTCAATCAATATTGACTGCAAATTAGAAAACTTTAATAAGATTGTTCCTTGCGGAATAGAAAATTGTCTTATGGCAAATATGATTGATTACAACAAAAATTTAAATATTCAAGAAGTCAAGAGAATTGTTAAAAAAACCATCGAGGAAGAATTTAATTTTGATTTTATATCAAAATAGAAATTAAAATTTCAAAATCAATTTAATATGGGTGATTTAGCGTATTGGCCTGCAGCCAAACCTCTTTCTAAAAAAAATACATTTGCCAAAAATAGAGATTTTATTAAGAACCTTGATCATATAGATCAAATTTGGGAAAAATTAAAATTTAAATGTGGTGATACATTAGCTGTTTGCGATTTAAGAGGGAAATATAAAGAAAAATTTTCTTATTCTGAGCTGGCTGATTTAATAACAAAAGTTTCTTTTTCTTTCGAAAATTATGGTTTAAAAAAGGGGGATGTAGTTACTGTAATATCTGAAAATTCTCCAAGATGGCTAGCAGTAGATCAAGGCTTAATGCGTTTAGGAGCTATAAATGCAGTGAGAGGTATTAATTCTCCTTCAGTAGAATTAGACTATATTATTGCGCACTCTAATTCAGTAGGACTAATAGTTCAATCTAAGGAAATTTGGCTAAAGTTAAACAATAAAGAAGAATTAAAAAAAAGACTGAAATTTATAATCAATTTAGAAGATGAACAATTTGAAAGTTTAATAAGTTGGAGTACATTCATAAGTTCAGTAGAAAAAGAAAATTCACAAAATAATAATCTTGAAAAATTTAATCCACAAATTGATGACGTCGCTACTATTCTTTACACCTCTGGGACTACCGGAAAACCTAAAGGTGTGCCTTTGACTCATGCAAATTTTTTACATCAAATAATCAATTTAGCCTATATTGCTGATCCAGAACCAGGGACCTCTGTATTAAGCGTTTTGCCTATCTGGCATTCTTATGAGAGAAGTGCTGAATACTTCTTTTTTTCATGCGGTTGTTCTCAATACTATACAATTCCAAAATTTCTTAAAGATGATATTACACAAATAAAACCTGTTGTCATGGCTACTGTACCGAGACTATGGGAAGCAATACATGATGGTTTTTTTCAGGCTTTGAAAAAAATGCCTTCCAAAAAGCAAAAACTTATTAAGTTTTTGATAAGTAATAGTTCGGTTTTCAAAAGAAGTCTTAGAAAGATAAGAAATATAGATATAAATCAAATAACTTTTAAATCAAAAATCCCCTTACTGGGTTCTGTTATTAGACGATATCCTTTACATAAATTGTCTACTATTTTTTTATGGCCGAATATTCTTAGACAACTCTGCGGAGAAAAACTGAAATTTCCCATTAATGGTGGAGGTGCATTGCCAGAACATGTAGATCTTTTTTTTGAATCTTTAGGTGTAGATGTTTTGGTGGGATATGGACTCACAGAAACTAGTCCAGTATTAACTTGTAGGAGAAGAGAATTAAATGTTAGAGGATCATCTGGGCAGCCTCTAACATTTACTGAAATCAAAATAGTGAATGATGATAAAAAAAAGATTCTGAAGTTCAGAGAAGTCGGGAAAATTCTTGTTAGGGGGCCGCAAGTAATGAAAGGTTATCTTAATAATGAAATAGCTACAAATGATGTTTTATCCAAGGATGGTTGGTTTGATACTGGTGATTTAGGTTTTCTAATACCAAATGGTTCTCTCTTTATAACAGGAAGAGCCAAGGATACAATAGTGCTATCAAGTGGTGAAAATATAGAACCGAATCCGCTAGAGACTGAAATTCTTAGTTCTGAATTTATTAATCAGATTCAATTAGTTGGACAAGATAAGAAATGTTTAACAGCCCTTGTAGTTCCTAATGTCGAATTGGTTAAAAGCAAGTTTTTGGAAGAAGACCTTTCAAAATTAAACCTGAATAAGAAAATTGGTACATTTTTCAAATCACAAATTAATAATTTGCTTAAAAGTCGATTAGGAGCAAGATCAGAAGAACAAATATTAGATTGTTATTTTGTTGATGCCTTTACTCTGGAAAATGGGTTATTAACACAAACTCTTAAACAAAAAAGAAAAGAAATAGAAAAAAAGTATTCATTACAAATAGAAAATATGTATGAAAACAAATTTAGTAAGAAAATTTGATTTGTTCTATCTATATTGAAAAGGTAATTTAATTTTTTATGGAAACAAAAAACTCAATATCTATAAAGCGCTCAATAGCTATTAAAGCTGTAGTTACACCAACTTGGAAGGAAGATGCTGAAAAAGAATTAAGTAAAGCAATTTCAAACATTGATCAGCAATTATCGCAACTGGAGCAAGAGGGGCAGCAAATAGTAAATAATATTAGATCCCAATCGGTTAATCCCCTAGATCCAAGGGTTCAAGAACAGGTTAGTCAGGTGCAACAACAAGTCGCAGCAAAACGAAATGAAATTGAAGAACAAAAAAGAAATCTTCTTCAACAACAGAGTCAAGTTCGCGAATTAAAAATGGATGAAATTGTTGATCAAGGGCAAGTGGATAGTTTCTGTGATGTCACTGTGGGAGACAATCTTATTGAAAAAATGCAAGTATCGATTACGGTTAAGGATGGAGTTATTCAATCTATAGATAATAATTAAAGAGACGATTTAGTATTTTTGATAAATATAAGTAAATCTTAATTTCGAAAAGTTTTAAATTCTAATCGATCTAAATTATTACTTTCTTAAGTTTTAAGAGTTTCCACTGTGAACATGATTTCGTATAATTAAAACAAGAGTTTAAAGGGTTCTTAACCATAAAAACTTTAGGAAGTTTGGTAGAAATCCCTTGAAACTTATGCAATAACAATTTTCTTATGTCTCACGAAATATTCATGCCTGCCTTGAGTTCTACTATGACGGAGGGCAAGATTGTGGAATGGTTGAAAAATCCAGGAGATAAAGTTGAAAGAGGTGAATCTGTCTTGGTTGTTGAATCTGATAAGGCAGATATGGACGTTGAATCTTTTCAAGATGGATATCTTGCGGCAGTTTTAATGCCTGCTGGCAGCACTGCACCAGTAGGAGAGACTATCGGTGTTATTGTAGAAAATGAGGATGAGATAGCTTCTGTTCAAGAACAAAATAAAGGAAATCAACCCGAAGTTTCTAATTCGGATCAACTTGAATTGGTGAGCAATAAAACTGAAGAAAAACCAGTAGTTCAGACTGTAAATAATAATAAACAAGCGGAAGAAGTCGTCTTAAAGAGTGAAAAGCCTGTACCATCTTTTAATACCGATCAAATTAATGCAGCTACAAGTAATGTTTCTTCGAGGGTGATTGCATCTCCGAGAGCTAAAAAACTTGCCTCTCAAATGGGTGTTGATTTGGCAAAGGTTCATGGATCCGGACCTCACGGAAGGATTCAAGCCGATGATATTTTAAAAGCTAATGGCCAACCAGTCTCTATACCATGGATAGGTGAAGGTGGTTCTCCTGCAAGTATACCTGGTGCAAATTTGGGAGTTGAAAGTAAACCAGAAACTTCAGGAAATAGTTTTGGTAATCCCGGAGAAACAGTTCAATTTAATACTCTTCAAAAAGCGGTAAATAAAAATATGGAATCTAGTTTAGATGTGCCATGTTTTAGGGTGGGTTATTCCATTAACACAGATAAATTAGATAATTTCTACAAAAAAGTAAAACAGAACGGAGTTACTATGACTGCTTTACTAGTAAAGGCAGTTGCAAAGACACTAAAGAAACATCCTCAAGTTAACTCAAGTTTTTCAGAGAATGGAATTTCTTATCCAGAAAATATAAATATTGCTGTTGCTGTTGCGATGGAAGATGGTGGACTAATAACTCCAGTTTTAAAAGAACCATGCAATACTGATTTATTTGAATTGTCTAGAGAATGGAAAGATCTCGTAAAAAGATCAAGATCAAAACAATTAGAACCTGATGAATACTCAACGGGAACCTTTACTTTATCTAACCTTGGGATGTTTGGAGTTGATAGATTTGACGCAATTCTTCCTCCAGGTACCGGTGCTATTTTAGCCATAGCATCATCGAAACCAACCGTTGTTGCTAATAGTGATGGTTCAATATCTGTTAAAAAAATAATGCAAGTAAATCTAACAGCTGATCATAGAGTGATCTATGGAGCTGATGGAGCTTCATTCTTAAA
This window of the Prochlorococcus marinus XMU1410 genome carries:
- a CDS encoding dihydrolipoamide acetyltransferase family protein, with product MSHEIFMPALSSTMTEGKIVEWLKNPGDKVERGESVLVVESDKADMDVESFQDGYLAAVLMPAGSTAPVGETIGVIVENEDEIASVQEQNKGNQPEVSNSDQLELVSNKTEEKPVVQTVNNNKQAEEVVLKSEKPVPSFNTDQINAATSNVSSRVIASPRAKKLASQMGVDLAKVHGSGPHGRIQADDILKANGQPVSIPWIGEGGSPASIPGANLGVESKPETSGNSFGNPGETVQFNTLQKAVNKNMESSLDVPCFRVGYSINTDKLDNFYKKVKQNGVTMTALLVKAVAKTLKKHPQVNSSFSENGISYPENINIAVAVAMEDGGLITPVLKEPCNTDLFELSREWKDLVKRSRSKQLEPDEYSTGTFTLSNLGMFGVDRFDAILPPGTGAILAIASSKPTVVANSDGSISVKKIMQVNLTADHRVIYGADGASFLKDLASLIEDEPETLVS
- a CDS encoding YlqD family protein — translated: METKNSISIKRSIAIKAVVTPTWKEDAEKELSKAISNIDQQLSQLEQEGQQIVNNIRSQSVNPLDPRVQEQVSQVQQQVAAKRNEIEEQKRNLLQQQSQVRELKMDEIVDQGQVDSFCDVTVGDNLIEKMQVSITVKDGVIQSIDNN
- the lipB gene encoding lipoyl(octanoyl) transferase LipB, yielding MDNRTAIIKQPDNISSFNDVYKLQKEYQEALILDNSNPDFIWIGEHQLCYTLGRGSNYDNLLFSLNDTKYDVFKIDRGGEVTCHMPGQLVTYLVLDLKNFNKDLNWYLRKIEEIIIKILGAFNINCHSRKGFTGVWIGNKKIASIGIGCKRWITINGFSINIDCKLENFNKIVPCGIENCLMANMIDYNKNLNIQEVKRIVKKTIEEEFNFDFISK
- a CDS encoding AMP-binding protein; its protein translation is MGDLAYWPAAKPLSKKNTFAKNRDFIKNLDHIDQIWEKLKFKCGDTLAVCDLRGKYKEKFSYSELADLITKVSFSFENYGLKKGDVVTVISENSPRWLAVDQGLMRLGAINAVRGINSPSVELDYIIAHSNSVGLIVQSKEIWLKLNNKEELKKRLKFIINLEDEQFESLISWSTFISSVEKENSQNNNLEKFNPQIDDVATILYTSGTTGKPKGVPLTHANFLHQIINLAYIADPEPGTSVLSVLPIWHSYERSAEYFFFSCGCSQYYTIPKFLKDDITQIKPVVMATVPRLWEAIHDGFFQALKKMPSKKQKLIKFLISNSSVFKRSLRKIRNIDINQITFKSKIPLLGSVIRRYPLHKLSTIFLWPNILRQLCGEKLKFPINGGGALPEHVDLFFESLGVDVLVGYGLTETSPVLTCRRRELNVRGSSGQPLTFTEIKIVNDDKKKILKFREVGKILVRGPQVMKGYLNNEIATNDVLSKDGWFDTGDLGFLIPNGSLFITGRAKDTIVLSSGENIEPNPLETEILSSEFINQIQLVGQDKKCLTALVVPNVELVKSKFLEEDLSKLNLNKKIGTFFKSQINNLLKSRLGARSEEQILDCYFVDAFTLENGLLTQTLKQKRKEIEKKYSLQIENMYENKFSKKI